From a region of the Cucumis sativus cultivar 9930 chromosome 6, Cucumber_9930_V3, whole genome shotgun sequence genome:
- the LOC101205444 gene encoding E3 ubiquitin-protein ligase RDUF1, whose protein sequence is KAPFFFSSSSSFPQAPFSLLFLLLSLQFSVSVRSEAMSTGTASYWCYRCNRFVRAWAQDSITCPYCDGGFVEAIETASSLPPSNLHRRLSPSAIHTLDQDSFQSPRLSTRRSRRRLGDRSTFNPVVVLRGSADAGDVVGGGERNSFDIYYDDGAGSGLRPVPATMSEFLMGTGFDRLLEQLAQLEINGFGRSENPPASKAAVESMPTIEILESHVDSDSHCAVCKEAFEIGTEAREMPCKHIYHSECIIPWLSMRNSCPVCRHELPSERVSPAGGVSDRVVDEETVGLTIWRLPGGGFAVGRFSGGRLAGERDPPAVYTEMDGGFNGNGVPRRVSWASRRSRGRESRGIGRTFRNIFSFFGRFRSSSSSSSSPSNESESVSRSHSHSSSSVFSRYLRRQNRAWVLENQNENGRW, encoded by the coding sequence AAagcccccttttttttttcttcctcttcttcgtTTCCACAAGCCccattttctttacttttcctCCTTCTTTCTCTCCAATTCTCTGTTTCAGTCAGATCTGAGGCTATGTCTACCGGAACCGCCTCCTATTGGTGTTACCGCTGCAACCGTTTCGTTCGTGCTTGGGCTCAGGACTCCATCACTTGCCCTTACTGTGACGGTGGCTTTGTTGAAGCTATTGAAACCGCTTCTTCTCTTCCGCCCTCCAATCTCCACCGTCGCTTATCTCCCTCTGCGATCCATACTCTGGATCAAGATTCTTTTCAGTCTCCTCGTTTGAGTACCCGCCGTAGTCGTCGGAGACTTGGGGATCGGTCCACTTTTAACCCTGTTGTTGTTCTTCGTGGTTCTGCTGATGCCGGGGATGTCGTTGGCGGTGGGGAAAGGAATAGCTTTGATATTTACTATGACGATGGTGCTGGGTCTGGGCTTCGCCCAGTTCCGGCGACCATGTCTGAGTTTTTGATGGGGACTGGGTTCGATCGGTTGCTCGAGCAGTTGGCTCAACTCGAGATCAACGGCTTTGGTAGATCTGAAAATCCGCCGGCGTCAAAAGCTGCTGTGGAATCAATGCCGACGATCGAGATTTTAGAAAGTCATGTGGATTCTGATTCGCACTGCGCCGTGTGTAAAGAAGCCTTTGAAATCGGAACTGAAGCCCGAGAAATGCCGTGTAAGCATATATATCACTCCGAATGCATAATCCCTTGGCTTTCCATGAGAAATTCCTGTCCGGTCTGCCGGCACGAATTGCCCTCGGAGCGTGTGTCTCCGGCTGGTGGGGTTTCAGATCGGGTTGTTGACGAAGAAACCGTAGGGTTAACGATCTGGAGGCTCCCCGGTGGTGGGTTTGCCGTCGGACGATTCTCCGGTGGAAGATTGGCCGGCGAGAGAGACCCACCGGCTGTGTACACCGAAATGGACGGTGGGTTCAATGGGAACGGAGTTCCAAGGAGGGTTTCGTGGGCTTCGAGAAGAAGCAGGGGAAGAGAGAGCCGAGGAATTGGACGAACATTTCGGAAcatattttccttctttggGAGATTTAGGTCGTCgagttcatcttcttcctcgcCTTCAAATGAATCTGAGTCTGTAAGTAGAAGCCATAGCCATTCGAGTTCTTCAGTTTTCAGCAGATACTTACGAAGGCAAAACAGAGCTTGGGTGTTGGAGAACCAGAATGAAAATGGCAGATggtga
- the LOC101205202 gene encoding putative protein TPRXL codes for MEEKWKVSKKESSSSSSSSKSIFSRSGSTRSTSAKLPLLRSLSQKQHTPSSSAGKSPSDNLRRSSSQKNPSSSSIGHKCSSLAKEQKARFYIMRRCVAMLVCWHKHGDP; via the coding sequence atggaagaaaaatggaaagtttcaaaaaaagaatcatcttcatcatcctcctcctccaaatcaatattttcaagaaGCGGTTCCACAAGAAGCACTTCCGCAAAATTACCATTACTAAGAAGCTTATCCCAAAAACAACACACCCCTTCCTCCTCCGCCGGAAAGTCTCCGTCAGATAATCTCCGCCGCAGCTCTTCCCAAAAAAATCCCTCTTCTTCATCCATTGGCCACAAATGTAGCAGCTTAGCCAAAGAACAGAAGGCTAGATTTTACATCATGCGCCGATGTGTCGCAATGCTTGTTTGTTGGCATAAACATGGGGATCCATGA